The following are from one region of the Thermofilum sp. genome:
- a CDS encoding DNA-directed RNA polymerase — translation MLELSGDGTGREGERMYKLVTIEDIVDIPPHLFGKQLEEAALEVLRETYEGRVVEGVGLVISVLSVEVSPEGYLTFGDPSSYHECRFVALVYNAIPNEVVEGEVVLVENIGLTVRLGVIDGFVHRSQVFPTKDVIYDRDQGVVIAESGKRVIRRGDIVRARVTGVSYDELKGILRVRLTMRAPYLGRLDHIREMIEKRKEADKSE, via the coding sequence ATGCTTGAGCTATCTGGAGATGGAACAGGGCGGGAGGGCGAGAGGATGTACAAGCTGGTGACGATCGAGGACATTGTCGATATTCCGCCTCACTTGTTCGGAAAACAGCTAGAAGAAGCAGCGCTAGAGGTCCTGAGGGAAACTTACGAAGGAAGGGTTGTCGAGGGCGTAGGCCTCGTGATTTCCGTGCTTAGTGTAGAGGTATCCCCTGAAGGGTACCTTACCTTCGGGGATCCTAGCTCTTACCACGAGTGTAGGTTTGTTGCGCTAGTGTACAATGCTATTCCCAACGAGGTTGTTGAGGGCGAGGTTGTTTTAGTTGAAAACATAGGGCTGACGGTCAGGCTAGGTGTGATAGACGGCTTCGTTCACCGGTCGCAGGTGTTCCCAACCAAGGACGTTATATACGATCGAGACCAGGGGGTGGTTATAGCAGAGAGCGGCAAGCGAGTCATAAGAAGAGGTGACATCGTTAGAGCGCGAGTTACTGGCGTGAGCTACGACGAGCTCAAAGGTATTCTCAGGGTAAGGCTTACTATGCGAGCCCCCTATCTCGGCAGGCTAGACCATATTCGCGAGATGATAGAGAAGAGGAAGGAGGCTGATAAGAGTGAGTAA
- a CDS encoding nicotinamide-nucleotide adenylyltransferase yields the protein MSRGLFIGRFQPFHKGHLEAVKWILEREEELVIGVGSAQYAYLPKNPFTAGERLLMIWSSLKVEGLLDRVIITLIPDTDSVHFLWPAYVEMVSPKFDRAYSNDPLTQALLRERGYEVVGVPLKEREVLSGTHVRNLMAQGDEDWRNLVPEAVAKILDQIGGEGRVRTIYKLHGLL from the coding sequence ATGAGCAGGGGCTTATTCATCGGCAGGTTTCAACCCTTTCATAAGGGGCACCTCGAGGCTGTTAAGTGGATACTGGAAAGAGAAGAAGAACTTGTCATAGGCGTAGGTAGCGCACAGTACGCCTATCTCCCGAAGAACCCTTTCACCGCTGGCGAGAGGCTCCTTATGATATGGAGCTCACTCAAGGTGGAGGGGCTACTGGATAGAGTCATTATCACGCTGATACCTGATACGGACTCCGTACACTTTCTCTGGCCAGCTTACGTTGAAATGGTGAGCCCTAAGTTCGACAGAGCATACAGCAACGATCCCTTAACGCAAGCTCTTCTTAGAGAGCGCGGGTACGAAGTTGTCGGAGTACCGCTGAAAGAGAGAGAGGTCCTTTCTGGCACCCATGTGAGGAACCTTATGGCCCAAGGGGATGAGGATTGGAGAAATCTCGTCCCAGAAGCTGTTGCGAAGATCCTTGATCAGATAGGGGGAGAGGGTAGAGTAAGGACTATTTATAAACTGCATGGTCTTCTCTAA